The Commensalibacter nepenthis genome has a window encoding:
- the rsmI gene encoding 16S rRNA (cytidine(1402)-2'-O)-methyltransferase → MKQEKSILSDTSLPLTDQQNSSKSVKESGEFILISTPIGNLSDFSLRAKQTLQEADILLCEDTRVTTKLLSAYGISIRMESVHEHNETQRTTQIISLLQQGKIIALVSDAGTPLLSDPGYRLTKAIIEAGFPLTAIPGANAALTALTLSGLPPHPYMFVGFPPPKSQARKNGFTTLKAAERAGLKATLIWHEAPHRLIDMLTDLALIFGNDRPAAVARELTKKFEEVQRNTLQGLIEHFTNVPPRGEITVLVGPPLEQDETTEDDLDQQLQTALKTMSVKDAASLVATAIHLPKKIVYQRALELSKNR, encoded by the coding sequence ATGAAACAAGAAAAATCTATACTATCAGATACTTCCTTACCTTTAACAGATCAACAAAATTCTAGTAAATCAGTCAAAGAGTCTGGCGAATTCATTCTTATTTCTACACCTATTGGCAATCTAAGCGATTTCAGCCTCAGAGCGAAACAAACGTTACAAGAAGCTGATATTTTACTATGTGAAGATACACGCGTTACAACTAAGCTCCTTTCAGCATATGGGATATCCATTCGTATGGAAAGCGTTCATGAGCATAATGAGACACAACGCACTACACAAATTATTTCATTATTGCAACAAGGTAAAATAATAGCCCTTGTTTCAGATGCCGGAACACCTTTATTATCTGATCCTGGATATCGCCTGACCAAAGCAATTATCGAAGCTGGCTTTCCACTTACAGCGATACCAGGTGCCAACGCAGCATTGACCGCATTAACCCTTTCTGGTCTTCCGCCACATCCCTATATGTTTGTTGGCTTCCCACCACCAAAATCTCAAGCCAGAAAAAATGGTTTTACCACTTTAAAAGCAGCAGAGCGCGCAGGACTCAAAGCCACGCTCATCTGGCACGAAGCCCCCCACCGTTTAATCGATATGTTAACAGACTTAGCCCTTATTTTCGGTAATGATCGCCCTGCTGCAGTGGCTAGAGAGTTGACAAAAAAATTTGAAGAAGTCCAACGCAATACACTTCAAGGGTTAATAGAGCATTTTACCAATGTCCCTCCTCGGGGTGAAATTACAGTGTTGGTAGGACCACCTCTTGAACAAGACGAAACTACCGAAGATGATTTAGATCAACAACTACAAACTGCTTTAAAAACCATGTCTGTCAAAGATGCCGCCTCATTGGTTGCCACTGCTATTCATTTGCCCAAAAAAATCGTTTATCAACGCGCTTTGGAATTAAGCAAAAATAGATAA
- a CDS encoding penicillin-binding protein activator: MSKLLKASVCVPVLIIAACSTDGNGSHNPVISANDNPKKQVGLLLPLSGRNGALGNNMMQAAKLALSDPSAPKLDVFDTEQAGGAAEAARKAISAGDGIILGPLTAKNTTDVASVTTASNVPVIAYTSDVSVAASNIWAFGVTPEQQVLTMVRAAKNEGKTKFAALLPENPMGKAMGNALTKACADLGLSQPVIIYHTASKEDITQQLKTLSNFDARVQDAKTNLTSPTTAKSSTGDSNEGNLLDELAPTESTSAPKNDTKNLALGNPPFDALLLADTGLQLQSVIDALDETQVSSTKVRIMGPGLWGAFASKLGKLQGAWYASPDPKKRTVFAQQYRAKYGVAPKPLADLTYDTAALTNSLSKIGGYTSQNLMRADGFDGVDGLFVLQADGHVKRDLQIFQIQPSGGARMISTPSVVKPDVNSTNTTHS; the protein is encoded by the coding sequence GTGAGTAAATTATTAAAAGCGAGTGTTTGTGTTCCGGTTTTGATAATAGCAGCTTGTTCTACAGATGGGAATGGCAGCCATAATCCTGTAATTTCTGCAAATGATAATCCTAAAAAACAAGTGGGATTATTATTACCCCTCAGCGGTCGTAATGGTGCGTTGGGCAATAATATGATGCAAGCAGCCAAATTAGCACTCAGTGATCCTTCTGCACCTAAACTGGATGTGTTTGATACAGAACAAGCTGGCGGTGCTGCGGAGGCTGCGCGCAAAGCCATTTCTGCGGGTGATGGAATTATCTTGGGTCCATTAACAGCCAAGAATACAACGGACGTTGCCTCTGTTACCACAGCCAGTAATGTGCCAGTAATTGCGTATACCAGTGATGTTTCTGTTGCGGCTTCGAATATTTGGGCTTTTGGCGTAACCCCAGAACAACAAGTATTAACAATGGTTCGTGCGGCAAAAAATGAAGGTAAAACAAAATTTGCAGCTTTATTGCCCGAAAACCCCATGGGTAAAGCAATGGGGAATGCCTTGACCAAAGCCTGTGCTGATTTGGGATTATCACAGCCTGTGATTATCTATCATACTGCGTCTAAAGAGGATATTACTCAGCAATTAAAAACATTATCCAATTTTGATGCGCGTGTTCAAGATGCTAAAACCAATCTAACATCACCAACGACAGCAAAATCATCAACAGGTGACAGTAATGAGGGTAATTTGTTAGATGAGTTGGCACCAACAGAATCAACTTCTGCACCTAAAAATGATACTAAGAATTTAGCTCTTGGAAATCCTCCTTTTGATGCGTTATTGTTAGCGGATACAGGATTACAATTACAATCCGTTATTGATGCTTTGGATGAAACCCAAGTGTCCTCTACCAAAGTCAGAATAATGGGACCTGGGTTGTGGGGGGCTTTTGCTTCTAAATTAGGCAAATTGCAAGGGGCATGGTATGCGTCTCCTGATCCGAAAAAAAGAACAGTATTTGCACAACAATACAGAGCAAAATATGGTGTTGCGCCAAAACCATTGGCTGATTTAACCTATGATACGGCTGCTTTGACAAATTCGCTTAGTAAAATTGGTGGATATACTTCACAAAATTTAATGCGTGCAGATGGGTTTGATGGGGTTGATGGCTTATTTGTTTTACAAGCTGATGGGCATGTTAAACGTGATTTACAAATTTTTCAAATTCAACCTTCTGGCGGTGCTAGGATGATTTCTACACCTTCAGTGGTTAAACCTGATGTTAATTCAACCAATACAACACATAGCTAG
- a CDS encoding iron-containing alcohol dehydrogenase, protein MALQNFEFCNPTRIVFGQETIQKLNGLIPETAKVLIIIGGGSVRKNGTLSEVETALGRREFAVFEGIEANPTFETSMQAVEKIRQESFDFLLGVGGGSVMDATKFITGAVNYKGDAWEIVTNGGSNITSIVPFGFVPTLPATGSEMNCGGVISRKATNDKLSIRNDLLYPLFSILDPTKTYSLPKKQIANGIADAFVHTIEQYLTYPIHAAVPDRFAEGILLTLIEEGPKTLNNPEDYESRANFIWAATMALNGLIGAGVPQDWATHMIGHELTILYGIDHGRTLCILLPSLMQEMRKDKHGKLVQYGRRVWGLQGSDEEKIIDEAIAKTRAFFESLGIKTYLKEYDVDSSAVDKVVEQLRRHHLTALGERGNVTLEVSRRIVEASL, encoded by the coding sequence ATGGCACTTCAAAATTTTGAATTTTGTAATCCTACACGGATTGTTTTTGGTCAAGAAACCATTCAAAAATTAAATGGCTTAATTCCTGAAACTGCCAAAGTATTGATTATTATTGGGGGTGGTAGTGTTCGTAAAAATGGAACATTGTCTGAAGTTGAAACGGCTTTGGGAAGGCGTGAGTTTGCGGTATTTGAAGGAATAGAAGCAAATCCGACCTTTGAAACTTCCATGCAAGCAGTAGAAAAAATTCGTCAAGAGAGTTTTGATTTCCTTCTTGGCGTTGGTGGTGGATCCGTGATGGATGCAACCAAATTTATTACTGGAGCTGTGAATTACAAGGGTGATGCTTGGGAAATTGTGACCAATGGAGGCAGTAATATTACCAGCATAGTGCCTTTTGGATTTGTGCCTACTTTACCCGCAACAGGATCAGAAATGAATTGTGGTGGGGTTATTTCTCGTAAAGCAACAAATGACAAACTGTCTATTCGTAATGATCTTTTATATCCTTTATTTTCAATTTTAGACCCGACTAAAACCTATAGCTTACCTAAAAAGCAAATTGCGAATGGGATTGCTGATGCGTTTGTCCATACGATTGAACAATATTTAACTTATCCTATTCATGCAGCCGTGCCAGATCGTTTTGCCGAGGGGATATTATTAACTTTGATTGAAGAAGGACCAAAAACCCTTAATAATCCAGAAGATTATGAATCGCGTGCCAATTTCATTTGGGCAGCAACGATGGCGTTGAATGGATTGATTGGCGCGGGAGTTCCTCAAGATTGGGCAACCCATATGATTGGTCATGAGTTGACCATTTTATATGGTATCGATCATGGTCGTACCTTGTGTATTTTATTGCCCTCTTTAATGCAAGAAATGCGTAAAGATAAGCATGGTAAGTTGGTGCAATATGGGCGCAGAGTATGGGGTCTACAAGGGAGTGATGAAGAAAAAATCATTGATGAAGCCATTGCTAAAACCCGTGCTTTCTTTGAAAGTCTAGGCATTAAAACCTATTTAAAAGAGTATGATGTTGATAGCAGTGCAGTTGATAAAGTCGTTGAACAATTACGTCGACATCATTTGACCGCTTTAGGAGAAAGAGGAAATGTTACTTTGGAAGTCAGCCGCCGTATTGTAGAGGCTAGCCTTTAG
- a CDS encoding LolA family protein, translating into MKSINLIAGCIGLLGMTCLGITGSSNQAAAQITVSTASNNNGAVQLSAQDQALSDQAQTWINNLTTLEAKFQQIAPDGQRSTGTVWIKKPDRIRFEYNKPSQLLLVANDGKMVFHDSEVGQTTTIPLDQSPLGLLLKPQLSFSGDVTMTNFTPPNNGLFQITVVRTASPSDGSLTLIFNQNPIMLRAWRVLDAQGRTTMVDLYDLQPGVSVKNKLFKIDFGD; encoded by the coding sequence ATGAAGTCTATCAATCTTATTGCTGGTTGTATTGGGTTATTAGGAATGACTTGCCTTGGAATAACAGGTTCCAGCAATCAAGCTGCTGCGCAAATTACTGTATCAACTGCGTCGAATAATAATGGTGCTGTGCAGCTTTCTGCTCAAGATCAAGCCTTGTCCGACCAAGCGCAAACATGGATTAATAATTTAACCACGCTTGAAGCAAAATTCCAACAAATTGCCCCCGATGGTCAACGCAGCACAGGAACCGTATGGATCAAAAAGCCAGATCGTATTCGATTTGAATATAATAAACCCAGCCAGCTTTTATTGGTTGCGAATGATGGCAAAATGGTTTTTCATGATAGCGAGGTTGGACAAACAACAACAATACCATTAGATCAAAGTCCTTTGGGGTTATTATTAAAACCGCAACTCAGTTTTTCTGGGGACGTAACCATGACGAATTTTACACCTCCAAATAATGGGTTATTTCAAATCACCGTTGTGCGTACCGCATCTCCGTCTGATGGCAGTTTAACATTGATCTTTAATCAAAATCCGATAATGTTAAGAGCATGGCGTGTTTTAGATGCTCAGGGACGTACGACTATGGTTGATTTATATGATTTACAGCCTGGTGTTTCTGTTAAAAATAAATTATTTAAAATAGATTTTGGAGATTAA
- a CDS encoding YebB family permuted papain-like enzyme, producing the protein MKNTQFSLQDLDPSILRVGDIVFIRIDNFIFNKVAKATLLWVNHVGIIVGFKNNEYWVAESTIPVSKITPLSKFIARSKDGSFAIARLKQPLTIAQQVKIVQASKKRMSILYDTGFNLRSSRQFCSRFVYEVMKEAIGIEVGQVESFQKLLHKNPDYGLKFWKIWFLGCIPWQRLTVTPASQYNSPEIEFIYEKPYQEII; encoded by the coding sequence ATGAAAAATACTCAATTTTCTTTACAGGATTTAGACCCATCTATATTACGAGTAGGCGATATTGTTTTTATTCGTATTGATAATTTTATTTTTAATAAAGTAGCAAAAGCCACTTTATTATGGGTGAATCATGTTGGCATTATTGTTGGTTTTAAAAATAATGAATATTGGGTGGCGGAAAGTACAATTCCAGTCTCAAAAATTACTCCTTTATCTAAATTTATAGCTCGATCCAAAGACGGGTCTTTTGCGATTGCACGGTTAAAACAGCCATTGACTATTGCTCAACAAGTTAAAATTGTTCAAGCCTCTAAAAAGAGAATGAGTATTTTATATGATACTGGATTTAACTTACGATCTTCACGTCAATTTTGTTCTCGGTTTGTATATGAAGTGATGAAAGAAGCGATAGGGATTGAAGTCGGTCAAGTTGAAAGTTTTCAGAAACTTCTTCATAAAAATCCTGATTATGGGTTGAAATTTTGGAAAATATGGTTTTTAGGATGTATTCCTTGGCAACGATTAACAGTCACTCCAGCCAGTCAATATAATAGTCCAGAAATTGAATTTATTTATGAAAAACCGTATCAAGAAATAATATAA
- the queE gene encoding 7-carboxy-7-deazaguanine synthase, whose product MSYAVKEIFLTLQGEGGQIGRTAVFCRFAGCNLWSGQEADRASAVCQFCDTDFVGMDGVGGGRFTDAQMLANAIEQCWGQRDPKQRFIVFTGGEPLLQLDEHLIQVLKQKRFYIAVETNGTLPVPEGVDWICVSPKAGADLVQKHGDELKLIYPQEGLEPQDFIEFAFTTFRLQPKDDLNKKEHLQKAIEFCQNHPVWHLSLQTHKLIGIP is encoded by the coding sequence ATGAGTTATGCAGTAAAAGAAATTTTTTTAACCCTTCAAGGTGAAGGCGGACAAATTGGACGCACGGCGGTTTTTTGTCGCTTTGCAGGGTGTAATTTGTGGTCAGGACAAGAAGCAGATCGAGCAAGTGCTGTTTGTCAATTTTGTGACACTGATTTTGTTGGAATGGATGGTGTTGGCGGTGGGCGTTTTACTGACGCACAAATGCTTGCTAATGCGATTGAGCAATGTTGGGGACAGCGTGATCCAAAACAGCGTTTTATCGTATTTACAGGCGGAGAGCCTTTGTTGCAGTTGGATGAACATCTTATTCAGGTTTTAAAACAAAAAAGGTTTTATATAGCGGTTGAAACGAATGGCACGTTACCAGTGCCAGAAGGTGTTGATTGGATTTGTGTCAGCCCAAAAGCAGGGGCGGATTTGGTGCAAAAGCATGGGGATGAATTAAAATTAATTTATCCGCAAGAGGGATTAGAGCCTCAAGATTTTATCGAATTCGCATTTACGACTTTTCGTTTACAGCCCAAAGATGACCTGAACAAAAAAGAGCATTTGCAAAAGGCAATTGAATTTTGTCAAAATCATCCTGTATGGCATCTTTCGTTACAGACTCATAAACTCATAGGAATTCCATAA